In Massilia antarctica, the following are encoded in one genomic region:
- a CDS encoding methyl-accepting chemotaxis protein encodes MLKNYSIRVIFAAFFLVSVVLSVCSLLALSSVSREQEKTMQASENRYQSFLLADELRQSSDDLTRLARTFVVSGDPAYERQYMDILAIRNGAKPRPQHYERIYWDFVAAGTDKPTPDGQTIALADLMRKAGFTDAEFAKLKQAQDNSDALVKTEVIAMNAVKGLFDDGTGKFTQKREPDMDMARKIMHDANYHKNKATIMAPVNEFLAMLDQRTGDEVRIAAARANTAFWVAVVVLGVSLGLSLVTVLMIYRHIKVGFTHAIDTASKIASGDLNGETSEERKDEVGQLLQSMNTISINLKQTVSKIRESSDEISAATHDIALGNADLSARTESQASSLEETASSMEELTSTVKQNADNARQANLLASSASEVAIKGGAVVSQVVDTMGSINESARKIVDIISVIDGIAFQTNILALNAAVEAARAGEQGRGFAVVASEVRNLAQRSASAAKEIKALINDSVDKVDLGSKLVDHAGTTMNEVVASIKRVSAIVGEIATASQEQSSGIEQINEAIVQMDALVQSNSSLVEQAAAAAESLEEQAGNLVETVKIFKVDPQDEQYRAPGRTRSARQDGPVAARKKSPPALIGSD; translated from the coding sequence ATGCTGAAGAATTATTCGATCCGGGTCATTTTCGCCGCGTTTTTCCTTGTCAGCGTGGTGCTGTCGGTATGCTCCCTGCTGGCCTTATCCAGCGTCTCGCGGGAGCAGGAAAAGACCATGCAGGCCAGCGAGAACCGCTACCAATCCTTCCTGCTCGCCGACGAGCTGCGCCAGAGTTCCGACGACCTGACCCGCCTTGCGCGCACCTTCGTGGTGTCGGGCGATCCTGCCTACGAACGCCAGTACATGGACATTCTCGCCATCCGCAACGGCGCCAAGCCCCGTCCCCAGCACTACGAGCGCATCTATTGGGATTTCGTCGCCGCCGGGACCGACAAGCCAACGCCGGACGGGCAAACGATTGCGCTGGCCGACCTGATGCGCAAGGCAGGGTTTACCGATGCCGAATTTGCCAAGCTCAAGCAGGCCCAGGACAATTCGGATGCCCTGGTCAAGACTGAAGTGATTGCCATGAACGCGGTGAAAGGCTTGTTCGATGACGGCACCGGCAAGTTCACCCAAAAGCGCGAACCCGACATGGACATGGCGCGCAAAATCATGCACGACGCCAATTACCACAAGAACAAGGCAACGATCATGGCGCCGGTCAATGAGTTCCTGGCGATGCTCGATCAGCGCACCGGCGACGAGGTGCGCATCGCCGCCGCCCGCGCCAACACTGCCTTCTGGGTGGCGGTGGTCGTTCTGGGCGTGTCCCTGGGCCTGTCGCTGGTCACCGTGCTGATGATCTACCGGCACATCAAGGTTGGCTTCACGCATGCGATCGATACCGCCAGCAAGATCGCCTCGGGCGACCTGAACGGTGAGACCAGCGAGGAACGCAAGGATGAAGTCGGACAGCTACTGCAAAGCATGAACACCATCAGCATTAACCTGAAGCAGACGGTCAGCAAGATCCGCGAAAGTTCCGACGAAATCTCCGCCGCCACCCACGACATCGCGCTCGGCAACGCCGATCTGTCGGCCCGCACCGAATCGCAGGCCAGTTCGCTGGAAGAAACCGCGTCCTCCATGGAAGAGCTCACCAGCACCGTCAAGCAAAACGCCGACAACGCGCGGCAAGCGAACCTGCTCGCCTCGTCCGCCTCCGAGGTGGCGATCAAGGGTGGCGCGGTGGTCTCGCAGGTGGTCGATACGATGGGATCGATCAATGAGTCGGCCAGGAAGATTGTCGACATCATCAGCGTGATCGACGGCATTGCGTTCCAGACGAATATCCTTGCGCTCAACGCGGCCGTGGAAGCGGCGCGCGCCGGCGAACAAGGGCGCGGCTTTGCGGTCGTGGCCTCGGAAGTGCGCAATCTGGCCCAACGCTCCGCCAGTGCGGCGAAGGAAATCAAAGCCTTGATCAACGACTCGGTCGACAAGGTCGACCTGGGCAGCAAACTGGTCGATCACGCCGGCACGACCATGAATGAAGTGGTGGCCAGCATCAAGCGCGTCTCGGCCATTGTCGGCGAAATCGCCACGGCCAGCCAGGAACAGTCGTCGGGCATCGAGCAGATCAACGAGGCCATCGTCCAGATGGACGCGCTTGTGCAAAGCAATTCCTCGCTGGTGGAACAAGCCGCGGCGGCCGCCGAATCGCTGGAAGAGCAAGCCGGCAATCTGGTTGAGACGGTCAAGATCTTCAAGGTCGACCCGCAGGACGAGCAATATCGCGCGCCTGGCAGGACTCGTTCGGCCAGGCAGGACGGCCCGGTCGCGGCGCGCAAGAAGTCGCCGCCTGCGCTGATCGGTTCGGACTAG
- a CDS encoding DUF2249 domain-containing protein, translated as MSNAVFSTASIGLYPFDARGVAKRFRHAAIFGALSALEPGETMRFYNDHDPLPLLAQIEAHFGPRVTITYVARAPGEIIIDFGIA; from the coding sequence ATGAGCAACGCTGTTTTCTCGACCGCTTCCATTGGCCTGTACCCGTTCGACGCGCGCGGCGTCGCCAAGCGCTTTCGCCATGCCGCCATTTTCGGCGCGCTGAGCGCACTGGAGCCCGGCGAGACCATGCGCTTTTATAACGACCACGATCCGCTGCCGCTGCTGGCGCAGATCGAGGCCCATTTCGGTCCGCGCGTGACAATCACCTACGTGGCGCGCGCGCCGGGCGAAATCATCATCGACTTCGGGATCGCCTGA
- a CDS encoding SirB2 family protein → MEYLTVKHLHMSCAALSIGLFALRGVWMLRGSAQLAQRWVKVAPHLVDTVLLASALTMVVWSGQYPFVQPWLGAKVVALVVYIVLGAVALKPGRPKRVRAIAFGAALLTVAYIVAVALTRRVLIVV, encoded by the coding sequence ATGGAGTACCTGACCGTCAAACACCTGCACATGAGCTGCGCGGCGCTCAGCATCGGCCTGTTCGCCCTGCGCGGCGTCTGGATGCTGCGCGGCTCGGCGCAACTGGCGCAGCGCTGGGTCAAGGTCGCGCCGCACCTGGTCGACACGGTGCTGCTGGCCAGCGCCCTGACCATGGTGGTGTGGAGCGGCCAGTACCCCTTCGTGCAGCCCTGGCTGGGCGCCAAGGTGGTGGCGCTGGTGGTGTACATCGTGCTTGGCGCGGTGGCGCTCAAGCCCGGGCGCCCCAAACGGGTGCGCGCCATCGCCTTCGGCGCGGCCCTGCTCACCGTTGCCTACATCGTCGCGGTCGCGCTCACGCGCAGGGTACTGATTGTTGTTTGA
- a CDS encoding RrF2 family transcriptional regulator, protein MRLTAYTDYTLRTLIYLGMHRDRLATIQDIADVHGISKNHLMKVVYQLGLSGIVETVRGRNGGLRLKLEPAQINIGAVVRNSETDFYMAECFDPESNACTLAPACALKGVLGAATAAYLRVLDGVTLEDLIAHSARPGERADKAIIVWK, encoded by the coding sequence ATGCGACTGACCGCCTACACCGATTACACCCTGCGCACCCTGATCTACCTGGGCATGCACCGCGATCGCCTGGCCACCATCCAGGACATCGCCGACGTGCACGGGATCTCGAAAAACCACTTGATGAAGGTGGTGTACCAGCTAGGCTTGTCCGGCATAGTGGAGACGGTGAGGGGGCGTAACGGCGGGCTGCGGCTCAAGCTCGAGCCGGCGCAGATCAATATCGGCGCCGTGGTGCGCAACAGCGAGACGGACTTTTACATGGCCGAGTGCTTCGATCCGGAGAGTAACGCGTGCACCCTGGCGCCGGCGTGCGCGCTCAAGGGGGTGCTGGGGGCGGCGACGGCGGCGTATCTGCGGGTGCTCGATGGCGTGACATTGGAAGACCTGATCGCGCACAGCGCGCGCCCGGGTGAACGGGCGGACAAGGCGATCATTGTTTGGAAGTAG
- a CDS encoding Crp/Fnr family transcriptional regulator produces the protein MEKNRFSPQTFLARLPLFDAMSPSELDAIAAGTSERHAARGDIIFQRGDTCKGFHLVIFGQVKLAAGVANGAEKIIELIGPGHSFGEALMFMEKPYIVSATALADSLLLHVTKEAVFDGIAHDPGFARKMLAGLSRRMHGLICDLESVALQSGTQRVIGYLLQDEATGQGAQLTLPVSKAVVASRLNLTPEHFSRILGDLTMHGLIGVQGRNVTIMNIDGLRKHAG, from the coding sequence ATGGAAAAGAACCGATTCTCGCCGCAAACCTTCCTGGCGCGGCTGCCGCTGTTCGATGCGATGTCGCCGAGCGAACTCGACGCCATCGCGGCCGGCACCAGCGAGCGCCACGCGGCGCGCGGCGACATCATTTTCCAGCGCGGCGATACCTGCAAGGGTTTTCACCTGGTCATTTTCGGCCAAGTCAAGCTGGCCGCCGGGGTGGCCAACGGCGCCGAAAAGATCATCGAGCTGATCGGACCCGGCCACAGCTTCGGCGAAGCGCTGATGTTCATGGAAAAGCCCTACATTGTCTCGGCCACGGCGCTGGCCGATTCCCTGCTGCTGCATGTGACCAAGGAAGCGGTGTTCGACGGCATCGCGCACGACCCCGGTTTCGCGCGCAAGATGCTGGCCGGGCTGAGCCGGCGCATGCATGGGCTGATCTGCGACCTGGAATCGGTCGCCTTGCAGTCCGGCACCCAGAGGGTGATCGGCTACCTGCTGCAGGACGAGGCGACCGGGCAGGGTGCACAGCTGACCCTGCCGGTCAGCAAGGCGGTGGTGGCGTCGCGCCTGAACCTGACGCCGGAACATTTTTCGCGCATTCTGGGCGACCTGACCATGCATGGCCTGATCGGCGTGCAGGGGCGCAATGTAACGATCATGAATATCGACGGCTTGCGCAAGCACGCCGGTTGA
- a CDS encoding NarK family nitrate/nitrite MFS transporter, with amino-acid sequence MSKYVIADWEPELPAFWQKSGKSTANRNLWISIPALMFAFAVWMVWSVVVVNLPNIGFKYSTNQLFWLTALPGLSGATLRIFYSFMVPIFGGRKWTTISTASLLIPAIGIGFAVQDVNTSYPIMLILALLCGFGGGNFASSMANISFFYPKAQKGYALGMNAGLGNLGVSAVQFVVPLVITAGVFGALGGEAQQWVKGDAHKAMWLQNAGFIWVPFIALTAVASWFGMNDLASAKASFSEQAIIFKRKHNWLMCWLYTGTFGSFIGYSAGFPLLIKTQFPDINPLDYAFLGPLVGALARVAGGIVADKLGGAKVTLWTFVLMIAAVVGVIHFLPHGGVAGNFTGFFWMFMLLFAGTGVGNASTFRMIPVIFLTERQRAAEGKGHAAREQAIVDANKEGAAVLGFTSAVAAYGAFFIPKCYGTSIALTGGPDAALWGFVAFYVSCIVVTWWCYARRNADMPC; translated from the coding sequence ATGAGTAAATATGTGATCGCCGACTGGGAGCCGGAACTGCCGGCCTTCTGGCAAAAGAGCGGCAAGTCGACCGCCAACCGCAACCTGTGGATCTCGATCCCGGCGCTGATGTTCGCCTTCGCCGTGTGGATGGTGTGGAGCGTGGTCGTGGTCAACCTGCCCAATATCGGCTTCAAGTACAGCACCAACCAGCTGTTCTGGCTGACCGCGCTGCCGGGCTTGTCCGGCGCGACCCTGCGCATCTTCTATTCCTTCATGGTGCCGATTTTCGGCGGGCGCAAATGGACCACGATCTCGACCGCGTCCTTGCTCATTCCCGCCATCGGCATCGGTTTCGCCGTGCAGGACGTCAATACCAGCTACCCCATCATGCTGATCCTGGCCTTGCTGTGCGGCTTCGGCGGCGGCAATTTTGCCTCGTCGATGGCGAATATCAGCTTCTTCTATCCCAAGGCGCAGAAGGGCTACGCGCTCGGCATGAATGCCGGCCTGGGCAACCTGGGCGTCTCGGCGGTGCAGTTCGTGGTGCCGCTGGTGATTACCGCCGGCGTGTTCGGCGCGCTCGGCGGCGAGGCGCAGCAATGGGTCAAGGGCGATGCGCACAAGGCCATGTGGCTGCAGAACGCCGGCTTCATCTGGGTACCCTTCATCGCGCTGACCGCGGTCGCGTCGTGGTTCGGGATGAACGACCTGGCCTCGGCCAAGGCTTCGTTCTCGGAACAGGCCATCATTTTCAAGCGCAAGCATAACTGGCTGATGTGCTGGCTGTACACGGGCACCTTCGGTTCCTTCATCGGTTACTCGGCCGGCTTTCCGCTGCTGATCAAGACCCAGTTCCCGGATATCAATCCGCTCGATTACGCCTTCCTTGGCCCCCTGGTCGGGGCGCTGGCGCGGGTGGCGGGCGGCATCGTGGCCGACAAGCTGGGCGGCGCGAAAGTGACCCTGTGGACCTTTGTGCTGATGATCGCGGCCGTGGTCGGCGTCATTCACTTCCTGCCGCATGGCGGCGTGGCGGGCAACTTCACAGGCTTCTTCTGGATGTTCATGCTGCTGTTCGCCGGCACGGGCGTGGGCAATGCCTCGACCTTCCGCATGATTCCGGTGATTTTTCTCACCGAGCGCCAGCGTGCCGCCGAGGGCAAGGGCCACGCCGCCAGGGAACAGGCGATTGTCGACGCCAACAAGGAAGGCGCGGCGGTACTCGGTTTCACCTCGGCGGTGGCGGCCTACGGCGCGTTCTTCATTCCCAAGTGCTACGGCACCTCGATCGCCCTGACCGGCGGTCCGGATGCGGCGCTGTGGGGCTTCGTCGCTTTTTACGTGTCCTGCATCGTGGTCACGTGGTGGTGCTACGCGCGCCGCAATGCGGACATGCCTTGCTGA
- a CDS encoding carbonic anhydrase has product MQDIEKFVRGFSRFQQQYFSEDHGVYDTLRDGQRPSTLLIGCCDSRVDPMLLTGSGPGDMFVVRNIANLVPPCTPDAPPGVSSAIEFAICNLEVLRVIVLGHARCGGIRALLAPQPLEPEQRETGFVERWMRIAEPVRVRVMRDLAHKSSEERHKACEQASILQSLDNLLTYPWVKRRVEEGKLVLHGWYFDIDSGALMGYSARQQQFLPMVCPIDAVKGRVLPAGTP; this is encoded by the coding sequence ATGCAAGACATCGAGAAGTTCGTACGCGGCTTCAGCCGCTTCCAGCAGCAGTATTTCAGCGAAGACCATGGCGTCTACGACACCTTGCGCGACGGACAGCGGCCCAGCACCTTGCTGATCGGCTGCTGCGATTCGCGGGTCGATCCGATGCTGTTGACGGGGAGCGGTCCGGGCGACATGTTCGTGGTGCGCAATATCGCCAATCTGGTGCCGCCCTGTACGCCGGATGCGCCGCCGGGTGTCAGTTCGGCCATCGAGTTCGCCATCTGCAACCTGGAAGTGCTGCGGGTGATCGTGCTCGGGCATGCGCGCTGCGGCGGCATCCGTGCCTTGCTGGCGCCGCAACCGCTGGAACCGGAGCAGCGCGAAACCGGGTTTGTCGAGCGCTGGATGCGCATCGCCGAGCCGGTGCGGGTGCGCGTCATGCGCGACTTGGCGCACAAGAGCTCGGAAGAGCGGCATAAGGCTTGCGAACAGGCCAGCATCCTGCAGTCGCTCGACAACCTGCTGACCTATCCGTGGGTCAAGCGCCGGGTGGAGGAGGGCAAGCTGGTGCTGCACGGCTGGTATTTCGATATCGATAGCGGCGCGCTGATGGGCTATTCGGCGCGCCAGCAACAGTTTTTGCCGATGGTGTGCCCGATCGATGCGGTCAAGGGGCGGGTGCTGCCGGCCGGCACGCCGTGA
- a CDS encoding MFS transporter, which translates to MSSKNQQQIAVLASSTFAFTICFAIWMMFAVLGIPIKAQLGLNETQFGLLAATPVLSGSLVRVPLGIWTDRYGGRIVFFILMLSTALPIWMISHATAYWHFLVLGLFVGLAGGSFSVGTPYVARWFGKERRGLAMGIFGAGNSGSALTKFVAPAIIAAFGWQMLPKVYAVAMLITAALFWLGTYSDPAHKMPAGVSFVEQMKVLKDPRVWRYCQYYSVVFGGYVGLALWMTKYYVSEYGFDMRLAALLAACFSLPGGVLRALGGWISDKYGAHKVTWWVMWVCWVCFFLLSYPQTNMIIKTVTGSTTLQIGLTPVMFTVLLFVVGVAMAVGKASVFKFIGDDFSDNIGAVSGVVGLAGGLGGFVLPILFGALVDLTGVRSSAFMLLYGTVCVSLVWMHFSFKDSARPAAPARLAVVA; encoded by the coding sequence GTGTCTAGCAAGAACCAACAACAAATAGCGGTGCTGGCGAGTAGCACTTTCGCCTTCACCATCTGCTTCGCGATCTGGATGATGTTCGCGGTGCTCGGCATTCCCATCAAGGCGCAGCTGGGCTTGAACGAAACCCAGTTCGGCCTGCTGGCGGCCACGCCGGTATTGAGCGGCTCGCTGGTGCGGGTGCCGCTCGGCATCTGGACCGACCGCTACGGCGGACGCATCGTGTTCTTCATCCTCATGCTGAGCACCGCGCTGCCGATCTGGATGATCTCGCACGCCACCGCCTATTGGCACTTCCTGGTGCTGGGCCTGTTCGTCGGCCTGGCCGGCGGCTCGTTTTCCGTCGGCACGCCCTACGTGGCGCGCTGGTTCGGCAAGGAGCGCCGCGGACTGGCGATGGGCATCTTTGGCGCCGGCAATTCCGGCTCGGCACTGACCAAGTTCGTGGCCCCGGCTATCATCGCCGCCTTCGGCTGGCAGATGCTGCCCAAGGTGTACGCGGTGGCCATGCTGATCACGGCCGCCCTGTTCTGGCTCGGCACCTACAGCGACCCTGCCCACAAGATGCCGGCCGGCGTGTCCTTTGTCGAACAGATGAAGGTGCTCAAGGACCCGCGCGTGTGGCGCTACTGCCAGTACTACTCGGTCGTGTTCGGCGGCTATGTGGGCCTGGCCTTGTGGATGACCAAGTATTACGTCAGCGAGTACGGCTTCGATATGCGCCTGGCCGCCTTGCTGGCCGCCTGCTTCTCTTTGCCGGGCGGCGTGCTGCGCGCCCTGGGCGGCTGGATTTCGGACAAATACGGCGCCCACAAGGTCACCTGGTGGGTCATGTGGGTGTGCTGGGTCTGCTTCTTCCTGCTGTCTTACCCGCAAACCAACATGATCATCAAGACCGTGACCGGCAGCACCACCTTGCAGATCGGCCTCACGCCAGTGATGTTTACCGTGCTGCTGTTCGTGGTCGGGGTGGCCATGGCGGTCGGCAAGGCATCGGTGTTCAAGTTCATCGGTGACGATTTCAGCGACAACATCGGCGCCGTCTCTGGCGTGGTGGGCCTGGCCGGCGGCCTGGGCGGCTTCGTGCTGCCGATCCTGTTCGGCGCGCTGGTCGACCTCACCGGGGTGCGCTCGTCCGCTTTCATGCTGCTCTACGGCACCGTGTGCGTATCCCTCGTGTGGATGCATTTCAGCTTCAAAGACAGTGCGCGGCCCGCCGCGCCGGCCCGGTTGGCCGTCGTCGCCTAA
- a CDS encoding nitric-oxide reductase large subunit: protein MHASRKLWTWLAVICVLSFAVLGWVGTEIYLSAPPIPHQVASRDGEVLFADGEVQRGQQAWLSAGGQQLGSVWGHGSYLAPDWSADWLHREALALRDIYASKQFAKPFADLDVEQQAALNERLKREMRANTWDARTGIVNLSPERAQAVREVAAHYSALFGSDPKLDALREQYAMSAGSLVTPEDLRALPAFIFWSSWSAATDRPGETAISYTSNWPHEPLVGNGPTAGAGIWSIASVILMIGAIAAMIFYHGRAHEGEDPVPPKADPLFDLKPTASMRATRKYFYVVIALVLAQVGMGVITAHYAVEGQSFFGIPLGQILPFTVSRTIHTQFAVLWIATAWLATGLYIAPAISGREPKYQALGVNVLFYALLFIVAGSTISGWLGTLQHLGNDFSFWIGNQGLEFTSMGRVWQILLFIGLLFWVLLLGRGLMPALRTPSESRGLIAMVFLAALCIGGFYATSLTWGPHTHYSMVEYWRWWLVHLWVEGFFEVFATAVIALLFTRLGLIAASTANSAIVLETIVFLFGGILGTLHHLYFTGTPTFVIAIGAMFSALEVVPLAMIGVEAWRNYQRSKAAAWVQAYKWPILCFIAVGFWNVVGAGLLGFSINTPIALYYMQGMNMTAAHGHAALFGVYGMLGIGLMLFCLRGLSDRAAWSDKLLAPMFWCLNIGLAMMVFISLVPAGIYQAWASVTRGTWFARSPEVVHSHLMETLVWLRVPGDVVFAVGCVFLALFAVKLATGARGSNYVVGSVAPAKS, encoded by the coding sequence ATGCACGCCTCACGCAAACTATGGACCTGGCTCGCGGTCATCTGCGTCCTGTCCTTCGCCGTTCTCGGTTGGGTCGGGACCGAGATCTACCTGAGCGCTCCCCCGATTCCCCATCAAGTCGCCAGCCGCGACGGCGAGGTACTGTTCGCCGACGGCGAAGTCCAGCGCGGCCAGCAAGCCTGGCTCTCTGCCGGCGGCCAGCAGCTCGGCTCCGTCTGGGGCCACGGCAGCTATCTGGCGCCAGACTGGTCGGCCGACTGGCTGCACCGCGAAGCGCTGGCCCTGCGCGACATCTACGCCAGCAAGCAGTTCGCCAAACCGTTCGCCGATCTCGATGTCGAACAGCAGGCGGCCCTGAACGAACGGCTCAAGCGCGAGATGCGCGCCAACACCTGGGACGCCCGCACCGGCATCGTCAATCTGTCGCCGGAACGCGCACAAGCCGTGCGTGAAGTCGCCGCCCACTACAGCGCCCTGTTCGGCAGCGACCCCAAACTCGACGCCCTGCGCGAGCAGTACGCCATGAGCGCCGGCAGCCTGGTCACGCCGGAAGACTTGCGCGCCCTGCCCGCCTTCATCTTCTGGTCATCCTGGTCGGCCGCCACCGACCGTCCCGGCGAAACCGCGATCAGCTACACCAGCAACTGGCCGCACGAACCGCTGGTCGGCAACGGCCCCACCGCCGGCGCCGGCATCTGGTCGATCGCCAGCGTGATCCTGATGATCGGCGCCATCGCCGCCATGATCTTCTACCACGGCCGCGCCCACGAAGGCGAGGACCCGGTCCCGCCCAAGGCCGACCCGCTGTTCGACCTGAAGCCGACGGCATCGATGCGCGCCACCCGCAAATACTTCTATGTCGTCATCGCGCTGGTGCTGGCGCAGGTCGGCATGGGCGTCATCACCGCCCATTACGCGGTCGAAGGCCAGAGCTTCTTCGGCATCCCGCTCGGCCAGATCCTGCCGTTCACGGTCAGCCGCACCATCCACACCCAGTTCGCCGTGCTGTGGATCGCCACCGCCTGGCTGGCCACCGGCCTGTATATCGCCCCCGCGATCTCCGGACGCGAACCGAAGTACCAGGCGCTCGGCGTCAACGTCCTGTTCTACGCGCTGCTGTTCATCGTGGCCGGCTCCACCATCTCCGGCTGGCTCGGCACCCTGCAGCACCTGGGCAACGACTTCAGCTTCTGGATCGGCAACCAGGGCCTGGAATTCACCTCCATGGGCCGCGTGTGGCAAATCCTGCTGTTCATCGGCCTGCTGTTCTGGGTCCTGCTGCTCGGCCGCGGGCTGATGCCGGCCCTGCGCACGCCATCGGAAAGCCGCGGCCTGATCGCCATGGTGTTCCTGGCCGCACTGTGCATCGGCGGCTTCTATGCCACCTCGCTGACCTGGGGTCCGCATACCCACTACTCCATGGTCGAATACTGGCGCTGGTGGCTGGTCCACCTGTGGGTCGAAGGCTTCTTCGAAGTGTTCGCCACCGCCGTCATCGCGCTGCTGTTCACCCGCCTTGGCCTGATCGCCGCGTCCACCGCCAACAGCGCCATCGTCCTGGAAACCATCGTGTTCCTGTTCGGCGGCATCCTGGGCACCCTGCACCACCTGTACTTCACGGGCACGCCTACGTTTGTCATCGCCATCGGCGCCATGTTCTCCGCGCTGGAAGTGGTACCGCTGGCGATGATCGGCGTCGAAGCATGGCGCAACTACCAGCGCTCGAAGGCGGCGGCCTGGGTGCAGGCCTACAAATGGCCGATCCTGTGCTTCATCGCGGTCGGTTTCTGGAACGTGGTCGGTGCCGGCCTGCTCGGGTTCTCCATCAACACCCCGATCGCGCTGTACTACATGCAGGGCATGAACATGACGGCGGCCCACGGCCACGCGGCGCTGTTCGGCGTCTACGGCATGCTCGGCATCGGCCTGATGCTGTTCTGCCTGCGCGGCCTGAGCGACCGCGCCGCCTGGTCCGACAAGCTGCTTGCGCCGATGTTCTGGTGCCTGAACATCGGCCTGGCGATGATGGTCTTCATCTCGCTGGTGCCGGCCGGGATCTACCAGGCCTGGGCCAGCGTCACGCGCGGCACCTGGTTTGCGCGTTCGCCGGAAGTGGTCCACTCGCACCTGATGGAAACCCTGGTGTGGCTGCGTGTGCCGGGTGACGTGGTGTTCGCGGTCGGCTGCGTGTTCCTCGCGCTGTTCGCCGTCAAACTCGCCACCGGGGCGCGCGGCAGCAACTACGTCGTCGGCTCGGTCGCACCGGCCAAATCGTAA
- a CDS encoding ADP-ribosylglycohydrolase family protein, whose protein sequence is MTQRQPSYHERLAGGIVGLLVGDALGVPYEFHRAADIPPASLIDFAPPLHFPRSHLAVPPGTWSDDGAQALCLLASLLGRGSLDLHDFGARLLAWYEEGYMAVDGVVFDVGVSTGSAIRALRRGTPADQAGPCGQYDNGNGSLMRALPLALWHRGSDASLVRDAHRQSLPTHGHLRSQVCCALYCLWARRELSASSDPWRGAVAALRTIYASMPEALEELEWAVRPDDPSGGSGSGYVVDSLRSARMVQVAGTYEDVVRAAVSLGNDTDTTACIAGGIAGLRVGIHGIPARWREQLRGGNLYGPLVDALLACRTVESG, encoded by the coding sequence GTGACGCAGCGCCAGCCAAGCTACCATGAACGGCTCGCTGGCGGCATCGTCGGCCTGCTGGTGGGCGATGCGCTGGGTGTTCCCTATGAGTTTCACAGGGCAGCCGATATTCCGCCGGCCTCCCTGATCGACTTCGCGCCCCCGCTGCACTTCCCGCGCTCGCACCTGGCGGTGCCCCCAGGAACATGGTCCGACGATGGCGCCCAGGCATTGTGCCTGCTGGCCTCGCTGCTCGGCCGTGGCAGCCTCGACCTGCATGACTTCGGCGCCCGGCTGCTTGCGTGGTATGAGGAGGGCTATATGGCGGTCGATGGCGTGGTGTTCGATGTCGGCGTGAGCACCGGAAGCGCCATTCGCGCCCTGCGTCGCGGCACGCCGGCGGATCAGGCTGGCCCGTGCGGCCAGTACGACAATGGCAATGGATCGCTGATGCGCGCCTTGCCGCTGGCGCTGTGGCACCGCGGGTCTGACGCCAGCCTGGTGCGCGACGCCCACCGGCAATCCCTGCCCACCCATGGTCATCTGCGCTCTCAAGTGTGCTGCGCGCTGTACTGCCTGTGGGCGCGGCGCGAGCTGTCGGCGTCCAGCGATCCGTGGCGCGGCGCGGTGGCGGCGCTGCGCACCATCTACGCGTCCATGCCTGAAGCGCTGGAAGAACTGGAATGGGCGGTGCGCCCTGACGACCCATCCGGTGGCAGCGGTTCCGGATATGTCGTCGATTCCCTGCGTTCGGCGCGGATGGTGCAAGTTGCGGGGACCTACGAAGACGTGGTGCGCGCGGCGGTCAGCCTGGGCAACGATACCGATACGACTGCCTGTATCGCCGGCGGCATTGCTGGCCTGCGCGTCGGCATACACGGCATTCCCGCGCGCTGGCGTGAACAGCTCAGAGGTGGCAACTTGTACGGGCCATTGGTCGATGCGCTTCTGGCGTGCCGCACAGTGGAAAGCGGCTGA